From Actinopolyspora lacussalsi, a single genomic window includes:
- a CDS encoding 3-phenylpropionate/trans-cinnamate dioxygenase ferredoxin reductase subunit (product_source=KO:K00529; cath_funfam=3.30.390.30,3.50.50.60; cog=COG0446; ko=KO:K00529; pfam=PF07992,PF14759; superfamily=51905,55424) codes for MSETFVVVGGGLAGAKTVEALREREFPGRIELICEEEAPPYERPPLSKDYLAGRTEVADFTVHPREWYVRNDVELRLGTRATGLHPGSHEVELADSTRLGYDKLVLATGSRPRRLPLPGADSRGVHCLRRLGDADRLAAALRRVGRLVIVGAGWIGLEVAAVARGYGVEVHVVEAARQPLLAALGPRMGEFFADLHREHGVTLHLSSHVSEIMTPSGVTGVRLTDGSELPADAVLLAVGARPELTLAESAGLDIDNGVLVDTGLNSSDPDILAVGDIAEVRHPSLGGLRVEHWANALKQPAVAAASMLGHSASYTELPYFFTDQYDLGMEYHGFVPGDVEERVVVRGSLADRRFVACWLDSAERVLAAMNVNVFGVAESIRGLIHSGASVVPERLTDTAYSLHDVEALRKRPVGSA; via the coding sequence ATGTCCGAGACATTCGTCGTGGTCGGTGGTGGCCTGGCAGGCGCGAAGACCGTGGAGGCGCTGCGGGAACGGGAGTTCCCAGGTCGTATCGAGTTGATCTGCGAAGAGGAGGCACCGCCCTACGAGCGTCCGCCGCTCTCCAAGGACTACCTGGCAGGCAGGACCGAGGTGGCCGACTTCACCGTTCACCCCAGGGAGTGGTACGTCCGGAACGACGTCGAGCTGCGGCTGGGCACCCGGGCGACCGGGCTGCACCCGGGCAGCCACGAGGTCGAACTGGCCGATTCCACCCGATTGGGCTACGACAAGCTCGTGCTCGCCACCGGATCCCGGCCCCGCAGGTTGCCGCTGCCCGGAGCGGATTCCCGTGGCGTGCACTGCCTGCGCAGACTGGGCGACGCCGATCGGCTCGCCGCCGCGCTACGGCGTGTGGGGCGGCTGGTGATCGTGGGTGCGGGCTGGATCGGTCTGGAGGTGGCCGCCGTGGCCCGGGGTTACGGGGTGGAGGTTCACGTGGTCGAAGCGGCACGCCAGCCCCTGCTGGCAGCGCTCGGGCCGCGGATGGGTGAGTTCTTCGCCGACCTGCACCGCGAGCACGGCGTCACGCTGCACCTTTCCTCGCACGTCTCCGAGATCATGACCCCCTCCGGGGTCACCGGAGTGCGGCTCACCGACGGATCCGAACTTCCCGCGGATGCCGTACTGCTCGCTGTAGGGGCCCGACCGGAACTCACCCTGGCCGAGAGCGCGGGGCTGGACATCGACAACGGGGTGCTGGTCGATACCGGGCTGAACAGCAGCGATCCGGACATTCTCGCGGTGGGTGACATCGCCGAGGTGCGGCATCCGTCCCTCGGCGGGCTCCGGGTGGAGCACTGGGCCAACGCGTTGAAACAACCCGCCGTGGCGGCGGCGAGCATGTTGGGGCACTCGGCCTCCTACACCGAGCTGCCCTACTTCTTCACCGACCAGTACGACCTGGGGATGGAGTATCACGGTTTCGTACCCGGTGACGTCGAGGAGCGGGTGGTGGTGCGTGGCTCACTGGCCGACCGGCGGTTCGTCGCCTGCTGGCTCGACAGCGCGGAACGGGTGCTCGCCGCCATGAACGTCAACGTCTTCGGGGTGGCCGAATCGATCCGTGGCCTGATCCACTCCGGTGCCTCGGTGGTGCCCGAACGACTGACCGACACCGCCTACTCGTTGCACGATGTCGAAGCGCTGCGAAAACGCCCTGTCGGTAGTGCGTGA
- a CDS encoding DNA-binding NarL/FixJ family response regulator (product_source=COG2197; cath_funfam=1.10.10.10,3.40.50.2300; cog=COG2197; pfam=PF00072,PF00196; smart=SM00421,SM00448; superfamily=46894,52172): MVRVVLVDDQELMRVGLRMVLDAQEDVEVVAEADDGAAAVERARELAPDVVLMDVRMPGMDGVRATELIVGEELAKVLVMTTFDLDDYALSALRAGASGFLLKDTPPADLVSAVRSVDEGDAVVSPSVTRRLLDRFIGTGEAKLRDDSVLESLTGREREVLVNMARGLSNGEIAERLYLSEATVKTHIGRILAKLELRDRVQAVVLAYETGLIRPGTE, translated from the coding sequence ATGGTTCGGGTGGTGCTCGTCGACGACCAGGAACTCATGCGGGTGGGGCTGCGCATGGTGCTGGACGCCCAGGAGGACGTGGAGGTGGTGGCCGAGGCCGACGACGGTGCCGCGGCGGTCGAACGAGCGCGCGAACTCGCTCCCGACGTGGTGCTCATGGACGTCCGCATGCCCGGCATGGACGGCGTGCGTGCCACCGAGCTCATCGTGGGCGAGGAGCTCGCCAAGGTGCTCGTGATGACCACCTTCGACCTGGACGACTACGCGCTGTCCGCGCTGCGTGCCGGGGCGAGCGGGTTCCTGCTCAAGGACACGCCTCCGGCGGATCTGGTCTCCGCGGTGCGCTCGGTGGATGAGGGCGACGCGGTCGTATCGCCGAGCGTGACGCGCAGGCTGCTCGATCGTTTCATCGGGACGGGCGAGGCGAAGCTGCGTGACGACTCCGTGCTGGAGTCGCTGACCGGGCGCGAGCGCGAAGTGCTGGTCAACATGGCGCGTGGACTGTCCAACGGCGAGATCGCCGAACGCCTCTACCTCTCCGAAGCCACCGTCAAGACTCACATCGGCCGTATCCTGGCCAAACTCGAGCTGCGCGACCGGGTGCAGGCCGTGGTGCTCGCCTACGAGACGGGACTCATCCGCCCCGGCACGGAGTGA
- a CDS encoding signal transduction histidine kinase (product_source=COG4585; cath_funfam=3.30.565.10; cog=COG4585; pfam=PF07730; superfamily=55874; transmembrane_helix_parts=Inside_1_12,TMhelix_13_35,Outside_36_39,TMhelix_40_57,Inside_58_61,TMhelix_62_81,Outside_82_84,TMhelix_85_104,Inside_105_108,TMhelix_109_126,Outside_127_129,TMhelix_130_152,Inside_153_399): MRRLSLWMRAHPSVGDVSIMVLLLLAEVAGVVITRGAEHLIGFWSVLAGALLVFPLAFRRNLPGVTACAVLLGLLFQLFGPHPPLLRPGFLAVLIMVYTLVAYVGRRAGGGYVGAVLVVWLLSTYPTPGVTLPWALFAVQLVLVLGFCWVLGEYFGARRAYQEAMESRLRGLEFERDQQARIAVAEERNRIARELHDVLAHSVNVMVTHADGAAYIVRDAPDNAVRALHTIGDTGREALVELRSLLHVLRNRTEADDSARRDPQPGVGGVYELVERVRGLGLPVTFRVEGDLDRIPTGQGLGIYRIVQESLTNVLKHAGWHATAAVLLRNDGERVRIEVTDNGARGVLAPEAVPGGNGVIGMRERAAIYGGSLEAGPAEEGGWRVRAELLLAGESATAS, translated from the coding sequence GTGCGGCGACTCAGTCTGTGGATGCGTGCGCATCCGAGCGTGGGCGATGTCTCGATCATGGTATTGCTGCTGTTGGCCGAGGTCGCCGGTGTGGTGATAACCCGGGGTGCTGAGCATCTGATCGGGTTCTGGAGCGTCCTGGCGGGCGCGCTGCTGGTGTTCCCACTCGCGTTCCGGCGGAACCTGCCCGGCGTGACGGCCTGTGCCGTGCTGCTCGGTCTGCTCTTCCAGCTGTTCGGCCCGCACCCACCCCTCTTGCGGCCGGGTTTCCTGGCAGTGCTGATCATGGTCTACACCCTCGTCGCCTATGTCGGCAGGAGGGCGGGGGGCGGTTACGTGGGCGCGGTGCTCGTGGTCTGGCTGCTGTCGACCTATCCGACGCCCGGTGTCACGCTCCCGTGGGCGCTGTTCGCCGTGCAACTGGTGCTCGTGCTCGGATTCTGCTGGGTGCTCGGCGAGTACTTCGGGGCCCGCCGGGCCTACCAGGAGGCGATGGAGAGCCGGCTGCGCGGGCTGGAGTTCGAGCGCGACCAGCAGGCCAGGATCGCGGTGGCCGAGGAACGCAACCGCATCGCCAGGGAGCTGCACGACGTGCTGGCCCACTCGGTGAACGTGATGGTCACCCATGCCGACGGCGCGGCGTACATCGTCCGCGACGCCCCGGACAACGCTGTGCGGGCGCTGCACACGATCGGGGACACCGGCAGGGAGGCACTCGTCGAGTTGCGCAGCCTGCTGCACGTGCTGCGGAACCGGACCGAGGCCGACGACAGCGCCCGACGCGACCCGCAGCCCGGCGTCGGCGGGGTGTACGAACTGGTGGAGCGGGTGCGTGGTCTGGGGCTGCCGGTGACGTTCCGGGTCGAGGGTGATCTCGATCGGATCCCCACCGGACAGGGGCTGGGGATCTATCGCATCGTGCAGGAGTCGCTGACCAACGTGCTCAAGCACGCGGGATGGCACGCCACGGCCGCCGTGCTGCTGCGCAACGACGGCGAACGGGTGCGGATCGAAGTCACCGACAACGGGGCAAGGGGAGTGCTCGCGCCGGAGGCGGTGCCGGGCGGCAACGGTGTCATCGGGATGCGCGAACGCGCGGCCATCTACGGCGGGAGCCTGGAGGCGGGACCGGCGGAGGAGGGCGGTTGGCGGGTGCGCGCAGAGCTCTTGCTGGCCGGGGAGTCCGCGACCGCGAGCTGA
- a CDS encoding hypothetical protein (product_source=Hypo-rule applied; cath_funfam=3.40.50.300; pfam=PF00350; smart=SM00382; superfamily=52540) — MTTQRTRGPLSDAVARLCADLRGRVGADTANGLHEVLLRLGEPLQLAVVGRIKSGKSTLVNALIGRNVAPTDVGECTRVVTRFRYGTVDRVEVILRDGGKRFLPFSPDGAIPADLGVERERVSHLEAYLTNEVLRDLTVIDTPGLGSTDDSSVARTEAVLGDSGTAEPGTAEPEERAESLDPVSRSAVAGAEAVLYVVTQSVRADDQRALSSFGAATGNRPAGPANALAVLNKADTVEPESVRDSDGSVWHAASLLAERQARQLGPRVTDVLPVVGLLAETAETGRFTASDAEALHRLAGLDEATRETLLISADLFTGWECDVPTGTRARLLELLDLYGIGCALEAIAADPNITAGGLRRVLHESSGLSEVSRGLNTVFRARADGIKAAAGLSSMTAVAQRSNDPAERGRIQDGIEALLARPDAHQLRLLEVLTLISSGEVTLPSDLLDEVLRLGASNNPSERLGMLGGNPDRMIEYAMERANWWRSFASLGSTPAQSRVAHVVHRAYFLLWQQLRSGTRG, encoded by the coding sequence TTGACTACGCAGCGAACCCGCGGGCCGTTGTCGGACGCGGTGGCGCGACTGTGCGCCGACCTGCGCGGCAGGGTCGGCGCGGACACCGCGAACGGATTGCACGAGGTGCTGCTCCGTCTCGGGGAACCGTTGCAGCTGGCGGTGGTGGGCAGGATCAAGTCAGGCAAGTCCACGCTGGTCAACGCCCTGATCGGGCGCAACGTGGCGCCCACCGACGTCGGCGAGTGCACGCGGGTGGTGACCCGTTTCCGGTACGGCACTGTGGACCGGGTCGAGGTGATCCTGCGCGACGGTGGCAAGCGGTTTCTGCCGTTCAGCCCAGACGGGGCGATCCCGGCCGATCTGGGGGTGGAGCGGGAACGTGTCTCGCACCTGGAGGCATACCTGACCAACGAGGTGCTGCGCGACCTGACGGTGATCGACACTCCGGGGCTGGGCTCGACCGACGACTCCTCGGTCGCACGCACCGAGGCTGTGCTGGGCGATTCCGGAACAGCGGAGCCGGGGACGGCGGAGCCGGAAGAACGTGCCGAATCACTGGACCCGGTGTCGCGGAGCGCGGTTGCGGGGGCGGAGGCCGTGCTCTACGTCGTCACGCAGTCGGTGCGGGCCGACGACCAGCGGGCGCTGAGCTCGTTCGGCGCCGCGACCGGCAACCGCCCGGCGGGACCGGCGAACGCGTTGGCCGTGCTGAACAAGGCGGACACGGTGGAGCCGGAGTCGGTGCGCGACAGCGACGGCAGCGTTTGGCACGCGGCGAGCCTACTGGCGGAGAGGCAGGCCCGGCAGCTCGGACCGCGGGTGACCGACGTGCTCCCGGTGGTCGGGTTGCTCGCGGAGACCGCCGAGACGGGGAGGTTCACCGCTTCCGACGCCGAGGCGCTGCATCGGTTGGCCGGGCTGGACGAGGCGACCAGGGAAACCCTGTTGATCTCCGCGGATCTGTTCACCGGGTGGGAGTGCGACGTGCCGACGGGCACTCGGGCCCGCCTGCTGGAGCTGCTCGATCTTTACGGAATCGGATGTGCCCTGGAGGCCATAGCCGCAGACCCGAACATCACGGCGGGCGGACTGCGCCGGGTGCTGCACGAGTCCTCCGGCCTGTCCGAGGTCTCACGCGGTTTGAACACGGTCTTCCGCGCCCGGGCGGACGGCATCAAGGCGGCGGCGGGACTGTCGTCGATGACGGCGGTGGCGCAGCGGAGTAATGACCCGGCGGAACGCGGGCGGATCCAGGACGGGATCGAAGCCCTGCTGGCCCGGCCCGACGCGCACCAGCTGCGGCTGCTGGAGGTGCTGACGTTGATCTCCTCGGGTGAGGTCACGCTGCCGAGCGATCTGCTCGACGAGGTGCTGCGGCTGGGAGCCTCGAACAACCCGTCCGAGCGACTGGGGATGCTCGGGGGAAACCCGGACCGGATGATCGAGTACGCGATGGAGCGCGCCAACTGGTGGCGCTCGTTCGCGTCGCTGGGCTCCACCCCGGCGCAGAGCCGGGTGGCTCACGTGGTGCACCGTGCCTACTTCCTGCTGTGGCAGCAGCTGCGCAGCGGGACACGCGGGTGA
- a CDS encoding molecular chaperone GrpE (heat shock protein) (product_source=COG0576; cath_funfam=2.30.22.10; cog=COG0576; pfam=PF01025; superfamily=51064), giving the protein MATLSNESLVDPLDQALAEREKLIELCMYAFDRTRSAGVTERLTEGMSTVGVTALRPDGERFDPTRHEAGGTVATGDHSLDGVIAETEVLGFSDRGHMLRAPVVVVYRSNHESSGAEPTTSGESGAS; this is encoded by the coding sequence ATGGCCACTTTGAGCAACGAATCGCTCGTCGACCCGCTGGACCAGGCACTGGCGGAACGGGAAAAGCTGATCGAACTGTGCATGTACGCCTTCGACCGGACGCGCAGCGCGGGCGTCACCGAACGGCTGACGGAGGGCATGAGCACTGTCGGGGTAACCGCGTTACGTCCCGACGGAGAACGGTTCGACCCGACCAGGCACGAGGCGGGGGGCACGGTCGCCACCGGCGACCACTCGCTGGACGGTGTCATCGCGGAGACCGAGGTTCTCGGGTTCTCCGATCGGGGACATATGCTGCGGGCGCCCGTCGTGGTGGTCTACCGATCGAACCACGAGAGTTCCGGTGCGGAACCGACGACCTCCGGCGAGTCCGGCGCGTCATGA
- a CDS encoding hypothetical protein (product_source=Hypo-rule applied; cath_funfam=3.40.50.300; pfam=PF00350; superfamily=52540; transmembrane_helix_parts=Outside_1_489,TMhelix_490_512,Inside_513_626), with amino-acid sequence MTTNSPISNLPGADAAAASQLPTQVKQTRENLTALVREVDTEAAEWIERIRNSRTAVPGVVAVGETNRGKSSLVNALLDSQDLSPVDADVATSTYLWFQHGTEWAGYACYPGEQEPVRFDIDELGAWSSGAGELPAGELPPRYIRVDAPLEPLRELTLVDTPGVGGLQAVHGELAAEAAASATALLFVADASAPFSRGELDFLHSVSNRVETVLFALTKTDRHRGWRRVLEENRQLLATHAPRFAEVPIYPVSARMAELAARSSEPESTAMLRERSGVDELRSALRQLVAGHSAMLGEANTMRGISTVLTEIVSGLENEKRALTAGEKEVESLRARREELATARRSSTRGWQVKLRGRIQRTRVETSHEVTDRVREVQSWFRREIETADQDKLALLPGQVDSALQLVSTRVSTLLSGRLDKVARDSLAELFGEAELNVIRAQFARGSRSPVALRPPESRPPTAEDKLLVFMGVSGGLGVGRAAAMPLAGIGVGALNPVVLPVTIVLGLGAGWWMARTRKHAADKQHMKQWLSDAISEARSALDQLVSEQLIEAEQQLSLALDEALSKRMESIEGELREIDQALKLDSAERNRQLQLVNRRLEEAVSGRNNVERLLERIRGLRDRSG; translated from the coding sequence ATGACCACGAACTCTCCGATCTCGAACCTGCCGGGCGCCGACGCGGCGGCGGCCTCGCAACTGCCCACCCAGGTGAAGCAGACCCGGGAGAACCTGACCGCGCTGGTGCGGGAGGTCGACACCGAGGCTGCCGAGTGGATCGAGCGCATCAGGAACTCGCGCACGGCCGTTCCGGGTGTGGTGGCGGTCGGCGAGACGAATCGGGGAAAGAGCTCACTGGTCAACGCCCTGCTGGACAGCCAGGATCTGTCCCCTGTGGATGCCGATGTGGCCACGTCCACCTACCTGTGGTTCCAGCACGGCACCGAGTGGGCCGGTTACGCGTGCTACCCCGGCGAACAGGAACCGGTACGGTTCGACATCGACGAGCTGGGCGCCTGGTCCTCGGGAGCGGGCGAACTCCCGGCAGGTGAGCTGCCACCGAGATACATCAGGGTCGACGCTCCGCTGGAACCACTGCGAGAACTCACGCTGGTGGACACACCGGGAGTGGGCGGCCTGCAGGCGGTGCACGGCGAGCTGGCGGCCGAAGCCGCCGCTTCCGCGACCGCGCTGCTGTTCGTGGCGGACGCCTCGGCTCCGTTCAGTCGCGGCGAGCTGGACTTCCTGCACAGCGTGAGCAACCGCGTGGAAACCGTGCTGTTCGCGCTGACCAAGACGGATCGGCACCGGGGCTGGCGCAGGGTGCTGGAGGAGAACCGGCAGCTGCTGGCCACGCACGCCCCGCGATTCGCCGAAGTACCGATATATCCGGTTTCGGCCCGGATGGCCGAACTCGCCGCACGCTCCTCCGAGCCGGAGAGCACGGCGATGTTGCGGGAACGCTCCGGTGTGGACGAGCTGCGTTCCGCGCTGCGGCAACTGGTCGCCGGCCACTCCGCCATGCTCGGCGAGGCCAACACCATGCGTGGGATATCCACGGTGCTCACCGAAATCGTCTCCGGCCTGGAGAACGAGAAACGGGCGCTCACCGCCGGGGAGAAGGAGGTGGAGTCGCTGCGCGCCAGGCGGGAGGAGCTCGCGACGGCGCGCCGGTCGTCCACCCGGGGTTGGCAGGTCAAACTGCGCGGGCGAATTCAGCGCACCCGCGTGGAGACCAGTCACGAGGTCACCGACCGGGTGCGCGAGGTGCAGAGCTGGTTCCGCCGCGAGATCGAGACCGCCGACCAGGACAAGCTGGCCCTGCTGCCCGGACAGGTGGACTCGGCGCTGCAGCTGGTCTCGACGCGGGTGTCCACCCTGCTCTCGGGCCGCCTGGACAAGGTGGCCCGAGATTCGCTGGCCGAACTGTTCGGCGAGGCGGAGCTGAACGTGATCCGTGCCCAGTTCGCACGCGGTAGCCGCTCCCCGGTGGCGCTGCGCCCGCCGGAGAGCAGGCCACCCACCGCCGAGGACAAACTGCTGGTTTTCATGGGCGTTTCCGGCGGGCTGGGAGTCGGCCGCGCCGCGGCGATGCCGTTGGCCGGTATCGGGGTCGGAGCGCTGAATCCCGTGGTGCTGCCGGTGACGATCGTGCTGGGGCTCGGGGCCGGCTGGTGGATGGCCCGCACCCGCAAGCACGCGGCCGACAAACAGCACATGAAGCAGTGGCTCAGCGACGCGATCTCCGAAGCGCGCTCAGCACTGGACCAACTGGTCTCCGAGCAGCTCATCGAGGCGGAACAGCAGTTGTCGCTCGCGCTCGACGAGGCACTGAGCAAGCGGATGGAGTCGATCGAGGGCGAGCTCCGCGAGATCGACCAGGCGCTGAAACTGGACTCGGCGGAACGCAACCGGCAGTTGCAGCTGGTCAACCGCAGGTTGGAGGAGGCGGTTTCCGGCAGGAACAACGTGGAGCGGTTGCTGGAACGGATACGCGGGCTGCGCGACCGCTCCGGGTGA
- a CDS encoding L-2,4-diaminobutyrate decarboxylase (product_source=KO:K13745; cath_funfam=3.40.640.10,3.90.1150.10; cog=COG0076; ko=KO:K13745; pfam=PF00282; superfamily=53383): MSFLVPPAEQTAATSAQSVDPKSYLLDEHNTEQYRDSVTEGVQRVIGELLDPGHQPTTGVTPDQLGPVIGGIDLDEPLPDTKSALDELERVYLRDAVYFQHPRYLAHLNCPIVIPALLGEAIGSAINSSLDTWDQSTGGTLIERRLIDWTTARIGFGPTADGIFTSGGTQSNLQGLFVAREQALQRHAAENGTGDPETDRVEQLSRLRVLTSADSHFSVVKAAKLLGMGADSVLTVPTDEHRRMRTDELHERLRSCHEAGLTTMAVVATAGTTDFGSIDPLSEIAALCERFEVWLHVDAAYGCGLLVSRESARLDGIERADSVIVDYHKSFFQPVSSSAVLVRDGSVLRHATYHADYLNPERHVAERVPNQVDKSIQTTRRFDALKLWLTLRIMGPDALGRLFDDVLDLAERTWEMLRADPRFEVVNRPELSALVFRYVPAADADGQLCDRVNLHARDALYRSGAAMVAETVVDGNTYLKFTLLNPRTTLRDIAEVCELIVEHGNRYLTGTPEAEPERRAS, from the coding sequence GTGAGTTTCCTCGTACCACCGGCCGAGCAGACCGCTGCGACATCGGCACAGTCCGTCGACCCCAAGTCGTACCTGCTGGACGAACACAACACCGAGCAGTACCGCGATTCGGTGACCGAAGGGGTGCAGCGGGTGATCGGCGAACTCCTGGACCCGGGCCACCAGCCCACCACCGGAGTCACCCCCGATCAGCTCGGACCGGTCATCGGCGGAATCGACCTGGACGAACCGTTGCCGGACACCAAGAGCGCGCTCGACGAGCTGGAACGGGTCTACCTGCGGGATGCCGTCTACTTCCAGCACCCGCGCTACCTGGCCCACCTCAACTGCCCGATCGTCATTCCCGCCCTGCTCGGCGAAGCGATCGGCTCGGCGATCAACTCCTCACTGGACACCTGGGACCAGAGCACCGGCGGCACGCTCATCGAGCGGCGACTGATCGACTGGACCACGGCCCGCATCGGCTTCGGTCCGACCGCGGACGGGATATTCACCAGCGGCGGCACCCAGTCCAACCTGCAAGGACTCTTCGTCGCCCGAGAACAGGCGCTGCAACGGCACGCGGCGGAGAACGGAACCGGGGATCCGGAGACCGACCGCGTCGAACAGCTGTCGCGACTGCGCGTCCTCACCTCGGCCGACAGCCACTTCAGTGTCGTCAAAGCGGCGAAACTGCTGGGCATGGGCGCTGATTCGGTGCTGACCGTTCCCACCGACGAGCACCGGCGCATGCGGACCGACGAGCTGCACGAGCGGCTGCGGAGCTGCCACGAGGCGGGACTGACCACGATGGCCGTGGTGGCCACGGCGGGCACCACCGACTTCGGCAGCATCGACCCGCTCTCCGAGATCGCGGCGCTGTGCGAGCGGTTCGAGGTGTGGCTGCACGTGGACGCGGCATACGGCTGCGGCCTGCTGGTCTCCCGGGAGAGCGCCCGACTGGACGGGATCGAGCGCGCCGACTCGGTGATCGTGGACTACCACAAGTCGTTCTTCCAACCGGTGAGTTCCAGCGCGGTACTAGTGCGGGACGGATCAGTGCTGCGGCACGCCACCTACCACGCGGACTACCTGAACCCGGAGCGCCACGTGGCCGAGCGGGTCCCGAACCAGGTGGACAAGAGCATCCAGACCACCAGGCGGTTCGACGCGCTCAAACTGTGGCTGACCCTGCGGATCATGGGCCCGGACGCGCTCGGGCGGCTCTTCGACGACGTGCTGGACCTGGCCGAACGTACCTGGGAGATGCTGCGGGCCGATCCGCGCTTCGAAGTGGTCAACCGCCCCGAGCTGAGCGCCCTGGTGTTCCGCTACGTGCCCGCCGCGGACGCGGACGGACAGCTCTGCGACCGGGTCAACCTGCACGCGCGCGACGCGCTGTACCGCTCGGGCGCCGCGATGGTGGCCGAGACGGTCGTCGACGGGAACACCTACCTGAAGTTCACCCTGCTCAACCCGCGCACCACGCTGCGGGACATCGCCGAGGTGTGCGAGCTCATCGTCGAACACGGCAACCGGTACCTGACCGGTACGCCCGAGGCGGAGCCCGAACGCCGTGCGAGCTGA
- a CDS encoding lysine N6-hydroxylase (product_source=KO:K03897; cath_funfam=3.50.50.60; cog=COG3486; ko=KO:K03897; pfam=PF13434; superfamily=51905): MSPTYDFVAVGVGPFNLGLACLTEPIAELDGLFLDEKPDFEWHGGMMLRDTTLQTPFLADLVSLADPTSPLSFLNYLKEVGRLYSFYIRADWFPPRVEYNEYCRWAARKLDSVRFGHRVDRIDHDPSEDVYLVHATEVATGRTETHRARRLVLGTGTPPHVPEPCRDLDGDAIHASRYLHNRDSLVRKQSITIVGSGQSAAEIYRDLLGEIDEHGYTLNWVTRSARFFPLEYTKLTLEMTSPEYVDYFYSLPDSTRESLLAQQHGLYKGISAELVDEIFDLLYLKRVAGPCPTRLLTNTEVTSAEHHPADGGYTLGLRQWEQQEDFTLHTDGLVLATGYRYRTPDFLRPITHRISWDESGRFDVGRGYGVDPTGEEIYVQNAELHTHGFVTPDLGMAAYRNSRIIQGMLGEEYYPVERSIAFQDFGAPGDLGPARTEPAREESAA; the protein is encoded by the coding sequence ATGTCCCCCACTTACGACTTCGTAGCCGTCGGGGTCGGTCCGTTCAACCTCGGTCTGGCCTGCCTGACCGAGCCCATCGCGGAACTCGACGGGCTCTTCCTGGACGAGAAACCGGACTTCGAATGGCACGGCGGGATGATGCTGCGGGACACCACCCTGCAGACGCCGTTCCTCGCAGACCTGGTGAGCCTGGCCGATCCGACCTCTCCGCTGTCCTTCCTGAACTACCTCAAGGAGGTCGGCAGGCTCTACTCGTTCTACATCCGGGCGGACTGGTTCCCGCCCCGCGTGGAGTACAACGAGTACTGCCGCTGGGCGGCGCGCAAGCTCGACAGCGTCCGGTTCGGCCACCGGGTAGACCGCATCGACCACGACCCGAGCGAGGACGTCTACCTGGTGCACGCCACCGAGGTCGCGACCGGACGCACCGAGACGCACCGGGCGCGCAGGCTGGTGCTGGGCACCGGAACCCCGCCCCACGTCCCCGAACCGTGCCGCGACCTGGACGGCGACGCGATACACGCGTCGCGGTACCTGCACAACCGCGACTCGCTGGTCCGCAAGCAGAGCATCACGATCGTCGGAAGCGGGCAGAGCGCCGCGGAGATATACCGGGATCTGCTCGGTGAGATCGACGAGCACGGCTACACCCTCAACTGGGTGACCCGCTCGGCCAGGTTCTTCCCGCTGGAGTACACCAAGCTGACCCTGGAGATGACCTCGCCGGAGTACGTCGACTACTTCTACTCGCTGCCGGACAGCACCCGGGAATCACTGCTCGCGCAGCAGCACGGCCTCTACAAGGGCATCAGCGCGGAACTGGTCGACGAGATCTTCGACCTGCTCTACCTGAAGCGGGTGGCCGGACCGTGCCCGACCAGGCTGCTGACCAACACCGAGGTGACCTCGGCCGAACACCACCCGGCGGACGGCGGCTACACGCTGGGACTGCGGCAGTGGGAGCAGCAGGAGGACTTCACCCTGCACACCGACGGGCTCGTGCTCGCCACCGGATACCGGTACCGCACACCCGATTTCCTGCGGCCGATCACCCACCGGATCAGCTGGGACGAGTCGGGCAGGTTCGACGTCGGCCGCGGCTACGGCGTGGACCCGACCGGCGAGGAGATCTACGTGCAGAACGCCGAGCTGCACACGCACGGCTTCGTCACCCCCGACCTCGGGATGGCCGCGTACCGGAACTCGCGCATCATCCAGGGGATGCTCGGCGAGGAGTACTACCCGGTCGAGCGTTCCATCGCCTTCCAGGACTTCGGCGCTCCCGGCGACCTCGGACCGGCCCGGACCGAACCGGCACGAGAGGAGTCGGCGGCATGA